Sequence from the Pontibacter pudoricolor genome:
TTTTCGCTGTAATCCAAATCAGGAGCAGTGATTAAGGAGATTAGGCTGATTTTATATGATTGCTGCCGGGCCGCAGATCAGCGGGATTTTGTCTGAACCGGGATGAATGGGAGATTTAATGGATTGACCCGATGTAGAGACGTAATACTTTGCGTCTCTTTTTTGTCTGAATCAGGATTTCCAGGATTTTAGGATCTTCAGGATTTCAGTTAAAATACCTTTTACCAGGCCTATAGTATAACTGGCACCGGCATCCAGCCGGTGACTTAGAGTGTACGCGAGTCTCTAGACTCGCTGTGCTATAGTTGAAGAGGCAAAGGGAGCCCTGAATTAGGCCTATCGTTTCATAGCAAAGACGCAAAGTATTGCGTCTCTACAAATCCTGTACATCCTTTAATTCTGTAAATCCCGGGGTAGAGATTCAGACAAAAAAAGAGGCACAACAGGTGCGCCTCTTTTCCAATTCAGTTGATTCCGATAAAACTATAGTTTAGCTGCGGTGCTCTTTGATTTCTTTCAGGATGTCGTCTCCACCACGAGACAGTATAGTCTCAGCCAGCTTTTTACCTGTTGTTTCCGCTTCCGCAATAGTTGCTTCAAACACCTCGTACAGGTGGCGCTGACCGTCCAGGCTAACTATACCGCCTTGTATCTGTAGTGTATTTTCGTCCTTCAGCGTTGCCAGCGTAAACGACGGGATGCTGCAGCCACCTTCCATGGTTCTCAGGAAAGCACGTTCGGCCAGCAGGCAATGATGGGTTTCCGCGTGATCTACAGCCGCTTTGATACGGGCTTTTAATTCAGGTTCGAGGTTCATGGCGCATTCTACGGCTACGCTTCCCTGTCCGGCAGCGGGCACAAACTGGTTTTCCGGAAAAATGTGTACGATCAGATTATCATATTCCATGCGGTGCACACCTGCATAAGCCAGCATCAGAGCCTCAAACTCTCCGTTTTCCAGCTTTTTAAGGCGCGTTTGCAGGTTACCGCGCGATTCGCCGGTTACCACATTCGGGTAAAACTTATTGAGCAGCGCACGACGACGCGTAGAAGATGTACCAATTTTAGCGTTGCTGCCTGGCTCCAGTTTAAAATCCGGATTCAGCGATAGCAACACATCGTTCACTTTTTCGCGCTCCATGAATGCCAGCAGTTCCAGGTCGTCTGATACTTTAGACTGCACATCTTTGGCACTGTGTACGGCAATGTCGATGCTGCCATCGCGCAGGCCGTCTTCCAATTCCTCGGTAAACACCCCTTTAGAGCCCAGTTTGTCCAGCGATCTGTCCAGCATGCGGTCGCCTTTGGTAGTAATGATCACCAGTTCGGTAGCAAAACCTGCGGCCTGTAGTTTATCGGCTACTGTATTTGCCTGCCATAGCGCCAGTTTGCTGCCACGTGTACCAATGTTTATGATCTTATCTTTTATAGTTGTCTGCATGATTCTGTTTAATAGTTTCCGCGCAGGAAATGTGCAATCTGTATAGAACTATCCACAAAAACAATTTTGGGATTGGCATTTCGCTCGATGTGGTAATGGGCCTGGTTCAGTTCTTCGGCCATACGGGTGCCGTTTTCCGCATTCATCAGCTTCGAGAAATCCTGTACAAACTTCATCTCATCTGCTGGCAAATAGGTAATCAGGCTGGCATCTACGCCATACAACATCACCTTCCGGAAAAGGTTAAGTGCATACAGCAAAAAGTTCTTCTGGTTTTCGCGGCCCAGCTTTTGAAAATCCTCACTCATGTCAATCAGCTCGCCAAACTTATAACCGAAGCAGCTGCGCATCCAGCTCAAAAAGAAGCTGAAATAGTCGGAGCTTACTTCTGAAAGCAGGTTAGCAGCCATGTTCAGGTTGCCTTCCGCCAGTTGTGCTACCTGATAAGCAGCTGTAGGTTCGGTACTATAGTTTTGCTGCAGCCAGGTTATTACTTCCTGTTCGGTAAAATTGCGCACCTGCACTATCTGCGTACGCGAGGTTATAGTTGCAAGTAGCTTATCTGATTGCTGCGACACCAGCAGGAACAACGTTTTAGCCGGTGGCTCTTCCAGCAATTTCAGAAGC
This genomic interval carries:
- a CDS encoding DNA polymerase III subunit, with amino-acid sequence MLLNSVQQNHVAHAQLFLGKEGSANLALALAYATYINCEDKQPDDSCGTCGSCTKMNKLVHPDFNFVMPVTATKTIAAKDALSQNFLPLWREFVLANPYQGLNEWMQHIGAENKQGAISKEESRQLVKLVSLKAFEGDYKIVLIWLPELMHPFAANALLKLLEEPPAKTLFLLVSQQSDKLLATITSRTQIVQVRNFTEQEVITWLQQNYSTEPTAAYQVAQLAEGNLNMAANLLSEVSSDYFSFFLSWMRSCFGYKFGELIDMSEDFQKLGRENQKNFLLYALNLFRKVMLYGVDASLITYLPADEMKFVQDFSKLMNAENGTRMAEELNQAHYHIERNANPKIVFVDSSIQIAHFLRGNY
- the hemC gene encoding hydroxymethylbilane synthase produces the protein MQTTIKDKIINIGTRGSKLALWQANTVADKLQAAGFATELVIITTKGDRMLDRSLDKLGSKGVFTEELEDGLRDGSIDIAVHSAKDVQSKVSDDLELLAFMEREKVNDVLLSLNPDFKLEPGSNAKIGTSSTRRRALLNKFYPNVVTGESRGNLQTRLKKLENGEFEALMLAYAGVHRMEYDNLIVHIFPENQFVPAAGQGSVAVECAMNLEPELKARIKAAVDHAETHHCLLAERAFLRTMEGGCSIPSFTLATLKDENTLQIQGGIVSLDGQRHLYEVFEATIAEAETTGKKLAETILSRGGDDILKEIKEHRS